The nucleotide sequence CCGCTGTTAACGTCAATGGCAACAAGAGCTTCCGTCTGGTCGATGACGATCGATCCCCCGCCCTTGAGTGGAACATGCCGACTCTGGATGCGGGTGATTTCCTGCTCGATATCGTACTGCTGGAAGATCGGCTCTTTGCCGTCGTACAGTTTGACTCGGTCGACGTGTCGTGGGAGGACGATTTTCATGAACTCGCACGCCCGTTCGTAAGCGCGGGGTTCGTCGATCCAGATCGCGTCGATTTCAGAGGTGTAGATATCCCGGATTGTCCGGGTGATCATGTCACTCTCTTCATAGATATCGACGGGAGCCGGGAATTTTTTGACGCGGCTGACGATGACTTTCCACAGTCGCAGCAGGTAGTTCAGGTCGCGCTGGAGGTCCGCCTGTGAGCGATCAACACCGGCTGTGCGGATGATGAAGCCCAGTCCTTCGGGGGGGCTCAGGTCGCGGAGAATCCGCTTCAGTCGCTTCCGTGCATCGTCATCGGCGATCTTCCGGCTGACGCCGACTCGCTGTAACCCAGGCATCAGAACGAGGTAACGTCCTGGGATACTGACATAGGTCGAGAGTGTGGGACCCTTGGATCCGATGGCACCCTTGATGACCTGAACGAGGACTTCGCTTCCCCGCTTGAGGATATCCTGAATCGGGGGTTTGTTGCGGACGCTTCGTTCGTTGAATTTGCCACGGGGCTGTCGTGAGGGCCGGCCTTCGTCGTCGTCGTCGTCGCCACCCAGGTCTTCGCCCTCTTTCTCGTCGACCAGATGCTTATAGTACTGATATTCGACATCGCTGACGTGCAGAAATCCATTGCGTCCTACGCCGAAGTCGACGAAGGCTGCCTGGATGCTGGGTTCGATATTGACGACCCGCCCCTTGTAGATATTTCCGACGTAGTTTTCGAGGCTGTTTCGTTCGACGTAAAGTTCTTGCAGGATGCCATCTTCAACGATGGCAATCCGACTTTCCTCCGGTTGGAGGACATTCATCAGCATTTCTTTTTTCATGACTCACCCTTATCCAGGAATGAGTGCGCTGTGCGCGTTGCAAACTTGTTGAAATGACGGCGAGTCGAGTCCCCGGATGGCTGCCTTGTGAGCGATTCTCACAGGCCAGAGAAGTCTGAATTGAGAGACTTCGGGACAAGAATGGTACGAACAAGTTCAAAAACGACGCACTGTGCCCAGATGTGCAAACCAAACCAAACGGATGATTCGCTTGCTCAATGTCTACCGAACCGGGGTCGGCCTGAACAGTCGATGACGACCGGGAAATCTTTTGATGCGGGGCGGGACCGCGCACGGTGAGAGATTCGACGTGCGTTGTGGTCGTAACCTGTTTGTGATTTCCCCGTTCCCAGACAGCTCCTCCAGCAGGTGGCGGGCTGTAATGACGGTCGTACTGGTCTATCGGCGGCCGGCCTGGTGCGCACTGACCTGCTGACTGCCCGGGGCAGCCAAATCCATGGTCATCGTTCCAACATTGCGATGCTCGATCAATCGGCAGTCGGTTGTCGGCACCTGGGTTGCACTTGCGCACTCGAAATGATTCCAATCCAATGTGTTTCGTCGCGGTCACACGACCGCGGCAACCTTACGGTTTATGCAGGCGACATGAGCATGGCGAGCCATCGTAAAGGTGGCATTCGCGGTTCAGTCCAACTGCACCAAATCGGGGCAGAGTCGCCTCAGTTCCCCTCCAAGATAATTCTCGACATCACGAGCGACCTCAAAGGTTTCGGCTCGTTTAGCGATGTTCTCCGCTTTCGAGATCGTCAGACTACGAATAACCTCCTTCAGTTCAGGTATCGCGTGAGGTGTTACACTAAATTGTCGAATTCCCATTCCGATCAGCAGCGGCAGGAACAGAGCATCAGAGCTCATCTGTCCGCAAACCGAAACGGGAATGTTGTACTTCACTGCTGCATTCACAACGTTGCGGATCATCCGCAAAATTGAAGGATCGCCCGAACGATAGAGGTTTGCCACTGCCTGGTCCGCTCGATCCACCGCAAGAGTGTACTGGATCAGATCGTTGGTCCCAAGCGAGAAGAAGCCGACTTCCTGAGCGAATTCCTCGGCCATGATGGCCGCTGACGGCACCTCGACCATCATTCCGACAGAAACATCTCGCCGGAACGGAATTCCTTGTTCCTCAAGATCTTCCGCGACATCGCTCAGGACCATCTTGGCTTGGCGGAACTCCAGCAGTGTAGAGATCAGAGGGAACATGATCCGCAGATCACCGTACAGGGCTGCCCGCAGTGCGGCTCGCAGTTGCGTTTTGAAAAGCTGCAGGTGTTGCAGGCTGAGTCGGATGCTCCGCACACTCAAGGCTGGGTTGACGCTGTCGGGGTACTTTGCCCGTAGTGCCCCGGGCATCTTGTCCGATCCCAGGTCGAGCGTGCGGATTGTCACGGGTCTGTTCGGAAAGGCTTTCAGAACTTGACAATAAGCCTGATAGTGGTCTTCTTCCGTCGGTTCCCGGTTGGATTCCAGATACAGAAACTCGGTGCGATAAAGACCAATGCCGGCCGCCCCCTTTTCCTTGCAGGGCTCGGCTTCCTGAGGGAACTCAATATTCCCCAGTAGCGTGATCGTGACACCGTCCTGGGTCTCGCAAGGGAGCTTGCTGAGTGATTTCAGGCGGCGTTCCTGACTGCGGTACCGCTCTTCCGAGCTGCGGTACTTGATCAACGTCTCTTCGTCGGGGTC is from Schlesneria sp. DSM 10557 and encodes:
- the ptsP gene encoding phosphoenolpyruvate--protein phosphotransferase; the encoded protein is MQIKRGIAVSPGVAIGPAMVLGSENFRIPHRYLSASAVGFELTRFHAALEAVCREISTNEKLARERLGEQYAAIFSAHLMLVRDPQLLEQVENRIKQKQSPEYAVSQVLGQYAKQLQNLGGQYLAERSVDIFDLEKRILRHLLGERREELGHLTEPVLLLANNLTPSETANLDRKLVLGFATEVGGHTSHTAILAGAMEIPAVVGIGKFLSDVTGSETIIIDGSHGLVIIDPDEETLIKYRSSEERYRSQERRLKSLSKLPCETQDGVTITLLGNIEFPQEAEPCKEKGAAGIGLYRTEFLYLESNREPTEEDHYQAYCQVLKAFPNRPVTIRTLDLGSDKMPGALRAKYPDSVNPALSVRSIRLSLQHLQLFKTQLRAALRAALYGDLRIMFPLISTLLEFRQAKMVLSDVAEDLEEQGIPFRRDVSVGMMVEVPSAAIMAEEFAQEVGFFSLGTNDLIQYTLAVDRADQAVANLYRSGDPSILRMIRNVVNAAVKYNIPVSVCGQMSSDALFLPLLIGMGIRQFSVTPHAIPELKEVIRSLTISKAENIAKRAETFEVARDVENYLGGELRRLCPDLVQLD
- a CDS encoding ribonuclease E/G, with the translated sequence MKKEMLMNVLQPEESRIAIVEDGILQELYVERNSLENYVGNIYKGRVVNIEPSIQAAFVDFGVGRNGFLHVSDVEYQYYKHLVDEKEGEDLGGDDDDDEGRPSRQPRGKFNERSVRNKPPIQDILKRGSEVLVQVIKGAIGSKGPTLSTYVSIPGRYLVLMPGLQRVGVSRKIADDDARKRLKRILRDLSPPEGLGFIIRTAGVDRSQADLQRDLNYLLRLWKVIVSRVKKFPAPVDIYEESDMITRTIRDIYTSEIDAIWIDEPRAYERACEFMKIVLPRHVDRVKLYDGKEPIFQQYDIEQEITRIQSRHVPLKGGGSIVIDQTEALVAIDVNSGNFRMDDDAEENAYQVNLRAAEEISRQIRLRDLGGVIVNDFIDMREERHRRGVERALHNAVKRDRARTKILHISPFGLIEMTRQRIRPSLRRSVYEDCPCCSGTAQVKTAESMAIDVMRLLMSHANRDDVSKVTVEAHERVAAFLNNRKRKDITQLEETYDVSITVDAKTGVGPEHLKFHCSNATGTEVRILTQSDSKSKS